From Humibacter ginsenosidimutans, a single genomic window includes:
- a CDS encoding helix-turn-helix domain-containing protein: MTADRQDDVTRFLTVADTAEVLNVAPSDVVGLIDTGELPAIRVGRPGSWRIERVELEAYIAAMYEETRRRALFEQSDLAAIPELSGGRVIWPGER, translated from the coding sequence ATGACCGCCGATCGCCAGGACGATGTGACGCGCTTCCTGACGGTCGCCGACACGGCCGAGGTGCTCAACGTCGCCCCCTCCGATGTGGTCGGACTCATCGACACCGGAGAGCTGCCCGCCATCCGTGTCGGCCGCCCCGGTTCGTGGCGCATCGAGCGCGTGGAACTCGAGGCCTACATCGCGGCCATGTACGAGGAGACGCGCCGTCGCGCGCTCTTCGAGCAGTCCGACCTCGCCGCCATCCCGGAGCTCTCCGGCGGCCGGGTGATCTGGCCCGGCGAACGCTAG